A portion of the Leptospira terpstrae serovar Hualin str. LT 11-33 = ATCC 700639 genome contains these proteins:
- a CDS encoding TPM domain-containing protein: MNSKLKFINSKFNFKLPKGWLFVLVLLQFLTGLSSFPVPQLERRVMDHAGILSEATITKLESDLKQFEADTSNQIAVYTTPSLHEENIEEVAIEIFDEWKLGQKNKNNGVLLLIAPNERKMRIEVGRGLEGALTDIQAKQIIRNEIRPSFKSGDMDGGVTAGVNSIMAAIRGEYAPSEDDVATNRDNSFSDVAPSGLVGGIFTFISMFIPAFGGLVFTIVGLFVLYPLLVFIFGGTAALFVAIFLFILVMILKRIFGFGQGGGGSGGGFYSGGGWSSGGDSWSSGGTDSWSGGGGDSAGGGASGDW; the protein is encoded by the coding sequence ATGAATTCCAAATTAAAATTTATAAATTCAAAATTCAATTTCAAGCTACCTAAAGGATGGCTATTTGTTTTGGTCCTATTGCAATTCTTAACCGGTCTCTCTTCTTTTCCCGTTCCCCAATTGGAAAGAAGAGTGATGGACCATGCAGGTATTTTATCTGAAGCAACCATCACAAAACTTGAATCAGATCTGAAACAATTTGAAGCGGATACCTCCAATCAAATCGCAGTCTACACCACTCCGAGCCTCCACGAGGAAAACATAGAAGAAGTTGCAATTGAAATTTTCGACGAATGGAAGTTGGGACAAAAAAACAAAAACAACGGAGTCCTCCTCCTCATTGCACCTAACGAAAGGAAGATGCGGATTGAGGTAGGTCGGGGACTCGAAGGTGCATTAACAGACATACAAGCAAAACAAATCATCCGTAATGAAATTAGACCCAGTTTCAAATCGGGCGATATGGATGGAGGAGTCACTGCCGGCGTCAATTCCATTATGGCAGCGATTCGTGGAGAGTATGCTCCTTCAGAGGATGATGTAGCAACGAACAGAGACAATAGTTTTTCTGATGTAGCACCTTCTGGACTTGTTGGCGGAATATTCACATTCATTTCTATGTTTATTCCCGCATTTGGTGGATTGGTATTTACGATTGTAGGACTCTTTGTCCTTTATCCATTGTTAGTTTTTATCTTTGGCGGAACAGCAGCTCTATTTGTTGCCATTTTTCTTTTTATTTTAGTTATGATCTTAAAAAGAATTTTTGGATTTGGACAAGGTGGCGGTGGGTCTGGGGGTGGCTTTTACAGCGGTGGTGGTTGGTCTAGCGGAGGTGACTCTTGGTCCTCAGGTGGAACAGACAGTTGGTCTGGCGGTGGTGGAGATTCTGCAGGTGGCGGTGCCTCAGGTGACTGGTAA
- a CDS encoding COX15/CtaA family protein: protein MTLKRFYTILSAMILINLLYGPLVRATDSGLACPDWPLCHGKFVPEFTFQIFMEVGHRYYSGVLGILVGIGFLWILRNRETRERLGIAATLSLIFLISQVILGGLTVTKLLHPTTVNLHLLNAVLLLSSCLTVRLLISEDNSSMFQWKRPGKYFFVFTLVVVLYQLFLGGKVSSHYAGLACPDFPTCYGEWFPKMEGTIRFQMEHRLFGYLVTFSVLSLSAYGILYLKDQNVKKSLKIAAYLVSFQILLGAMNVLYQLPKLITGLHTLNGVTVFMFCYIAAFYHFRSQGKEVL from the coding sequence ATGACACTCAAACGTTTTTACACCATCCTTTCCGCAATGATCCTAATCAATCTTCTCTACGGACCACTCGTAAGAGCAACAGATTCTGGTTTGGCATGTCCTGATTGGCCTTTATGTCATGGGAAGTTTGTGCCAGAATTTACATTCCAAATTTTTATGGAAGTAGGACATAGATACTATTCTGGAGTTTTAGGAATCCTTGTTGGAATCGGTTTTCTATGGATTCTTAGAAATCGAGAGACCCGTGAAAGATTGGGGATCGCAGCGACCCTATCACTCATTTTCCTCATATCCCAAGTAATCCTCGGAGGATTGACTGTTACCAAACTCCTTCACCCAACAACAGTTAACCTACACTTACTCAATGCAGTATTGTTATTATCTTCTTGTCTTACGGTTCGACTACTTATCTCCGAAGATAACTCTTCCATGTTTCAGTGGAAAAGACCCGGCAAATATTTTTTTGTTTTTACACTCGTAGTCGTATTGTACCAACTTTTCCTTGGAGGAAAGGTGAGCTCTCATTATGCAGGACTTGCTTGCCCCGACTTCCCTACTTGTTATGGAGAATGGTTTCCGAAGATGGAAGGAACCATTCGTTTCCAAATGGAACATAGGTTGTTTGGTTATTTGGTAACCTTCTCTGTTCTTTCGCTTTCCGCTTACGGGATTCTCTATTTAAAAGATCAAAATGTCAAAAAATCCCTTAAAATTGCAGCTTATTTGGTTTCGTTCCAAATTCTTTTGGGTGCAATGAATGTATTATACCAACTTCCAAAACTGATTACCGGATTACATACGCTAAACGGTGTTACTGTGTTTATGTTTTGTTATATTGCTGCTTTTTACCATTTTAGGTCTCAAGGAAAAGAGGTTTTATAA
- a CDS encoding citrate/2-methylcitrate synthase, whose translation MSEVEFHVKGKTYKLPVIVGTDGKEGIDLTDFYRKTGLVTVDPGLFNTALGLSKVSRRDPEKGELTYRGYDLKELAYQSTFVETSFLLIYGNLPTKQELNDFSSRLSKHSMIHEDMLNLFDGFPGVANPLAVLSVMVTSLSSYYLEEYEEKLDMGVDLIARLLAKIRTIAAFTYKHAVGHPFVYPLDKNPYCTNFLYMMHKMPADNYSVPEEFDRILNQMWILHADHEQNVSNTAVQVVGSTQANLFASISAGIMAQWGAREGGRPTAAIGLIEDIIKTKTPVKDYFERFKRGGLNIQTNGFGQKAYDVVSPRAKVAREIIREFYKGRTLSAVEDVALQIDEVVWNDSYFMENLLYPNLEYYSGLVFHTLGIPKNMFSVMQVIGRLPGWLAHWREQRMKGDFSKVRPKQIYVGENQRKYIPVQNRL comes from the coding sequence ATGAGTGAAGTGGAATTCCACGTCAAGGGCAAAACATACAAATTACCGGTCATCGTTGGTACCGATGGAAAGGAAGGAATCGACCTAACCGATTTTTATAGAAAAACGGGACTCGTGACTGTTGATCCTGGTTTGTTCAACACTGCTCTTGGATTGTCAAAAGTATCCAGACGTGATCCAGAAAAAGGCGAATTGACTTATCGCGGTTATGATTTGAAAGAACTTGCTTACCAATCCACGTTTGTGGAAACTTCGTTTTTATTAATTTATGGAAATCTTCCCACCAAGCAAGAGTTAAATGATTTCTCTAGTCGACTATCTAAACACTCAATGATTCATGAAGATATGTTGAATCTATTTGATGGTTTCCCTGGTGTTGCCAATCCTCTTGCTGTTTTATCAGTTATGGTGACATCTCTTTCTAGTTATTATTTAGAAGAATACGAAGAAAAACTTGATATGGGTGTAGACTTGATTGCAAGGTTACTTGCAAAGATTCGCACAATTGCCGCTTTCACTTACAAACACGCCGTCGGCCATCCGTTTGTGTATCCATTGGATAAAAATCCATATTGCACTAACTTTCTTTACATGATGCATAAAATGCCTGCAGACAATTATTCTGTTCCAGAAGAGTTTGATCGTATCCTAAACCAAATGTGGATTTTACATGCGGATCATGAACAAAATGTATCCAACACAGCAGTCCAAGTAGTAGGATCTACACAGGCCAATTTATTTGCTTCGATTTCTGCTGGGATCATGGCTCAGTGGGGAGCTCGTGAAGGGGGAAGGCCTACTGCAGCCATTGGTCTAATCGAAGACATCATCAAAACAAAAACACCTGTTAAAGACTATTTCGAAAGATTCAAACGGGGAGGCCTAAACATCCAAACTAATGGATTTGGACAAAAGGCTTATGACGTCGTAAGTCCTCGTGCCAAAGTGGCGCGTGAGATCATTCGTGAATTCTACAAAGGTAGAACTTTAAGTGCAGTCGAAGACGTGGCACTACAAATAGACGAAGTAGTTTGGAACGATTCCTATTTTATGGAAAATCTTCTTTATCCGAATCTAGAATATTACTCAGGACTCGTATTTCACACGTTGGGAATCCCCAAGAATATGTTCTCTGTGATGCAAGTGATCGGTAGACTCCCTGGTTGGCTTGCTCATTGGAGAGAACAACGTATGAAGGGAGACTTCTCAAAAGTTCGTCCAAAACAAATATATGTGGGCGAAAATCAAAGAAAATACATCCCTGTTCAAAACCGCCTATAG
- a CDS encoding c-type cytochrome, translated as MNSKKVLVSLFALSFAFVMVACGDSKPKEETPAAVESGASADPELAKGEELYLQNCSSCHGEKGAGDGAAAAALNPKPRSYKAPASEWKNGNTAAGVTKTLKEGIKGSPMVAYGHLGDDNIRILAKYVEHLSKN; from the coding sequence ATGAACTCAAAAAAAGTCTTAGTCTCTCTATTCGCACTCTCCTTCGCATTTGTGATGGTAGCTTGTGGCGATTCCAAACCAAAAGAAGAAACACCAGCTGCTGTTGAATCTGGCGCAAGTGCAGATCCTGAGCTAGCCAAAGGGGAAGAACTCTACCTACAAAACTGCTCTTCTTGCCACGGTGAGAAAGGTGCTGGTGATGGTGCGGCTGCTGCGGCTCTCAACCCAAAACCAAGAAGTTACAAAGCTCCTGCTTCGGAATGGAAAAATGGAAATACTGCTGCTGGTGTGACTAAAACATTAAAAGAAGGAATCAAAGGATCTCCGATGGTTGCTTACGGACATTTGGGTGATGATAACATTCGCATCCTTGCTAAATACGTAGAACACCTTTCTAAAAATTAA
- a CDS encoding SpoIIE family protein phosphatase, whose translation MVWFLALISCIAKDVPPTANKGFLSAESYLFSPAKTLELAGDWEYYPGLLISPKEFDSLPTSREPHFFNVPGIWSESFLDRGFLAGDGYATFSLEVKHGLQGIPLSLKVPEMETAYNLFIDGEKVASNGVVATSYQTGKPEYRPRIVDFFPKENQTSIVLQISNYHHRKGGPAQVITLGRTSDIHNKYEFAILRDMLLVGSILFMGIYHLFLFWNRKKDPFTYWFALTCILVALRVFITGNKYIIQLYPDLPWEIHLKLSYLSFFLITPIFARYVYLLFKPYFSRRVYEFLKYLGFAFCFIVLVTRSSFYTYLMVPFQIFTLLGAIYTFFVISRAIRDSLSGAVLFLFSFAIFIASFINDILVNNLIIHSPLTIHFGIFTMFFVQSVYIARNFSKGFVEAENLAIELSDKNKTLQKVQNQLTDLNERLETRVKDKTEELQGKLDQIGKDMRLAKSIIQSVTKLPDVDPFLKVDLLYKPIAEVGGDIYFVKRIQDFYYRFFLGDATGHGLQAALYSMMIQSEFERVSAVAMRPNDLLFYMNQHFYDKNADLQIYFPALVMDFDFHQKILRYAGGGVQNQIHMKKNGTFTKLENTGPIIGILEHYRYGILESKVESGDRIFLFTDGLFEELNESDGVQAWVDLSEVIQNTVSLPFSEVIPSIQTMLFQRMNKSQWKDDSTLIFIEIT comes from the coding sequence ATGGTTTGGTTTTTGGCACTGATTTCGTGTATAGCGAAGGATGTGCCACCAACAGCGAATAAAGGTTTTCTGTCGGCAGAATCATATCTATTTTCTCCGGCAAAAACTCTAGAACTTGCCGGAGATTGGGAATACTATCCTGGACTTCTCATCTCTCCAAAAGAATTCGATTCTTTACCAACCAGCCGTGAACCACATTTTTTTAACGTCCCTGGGATTTGGTCAGAATCGTTTTTGGATCGAGGATTTCTGGCAGGGGATGGTTATGCTACCTTTAGTCTAGAAGTCAAACATGGGTTACAAGGGATTCCTCTTTCACTAAAAGTCCCTGAAATGGAAACCGCCTACAACCTGTTTATCGATGGGGAAAAAGTTGCCTCGAATGGGGTTGTCGCCACTTCCTACCAAACAGGAAAACCAGAATACCGTCCTCGTATTGTTGATTTTTTTCCAAAAGAAAATCAAACGTCCATCGTATTACAAATTTCCAATTACCATCATAGAAAGGGTGGTCCTGCTCAAGTGATCACATTGGGAAGAACATCCGATATCCATAACAAATATGAATTCGCAATTTTAAGAGATATGTTACTTGTCGGTAGCATTTTGTTTATGGGAATTTATCATTTGTTTTTGTTTTGGAACAGAAAAAAAGATCCTTTTACCTATTGGTTTGCGCTCACATGTATTCTTGTCGCCTTACGGGTGTTTATTACTGGAAATAAATATATAATTCAATTATATCCAGACCTACCTTGGGAAATCCATTTAAAGTTAAGTTATTTAAGTTTCTTTTTGATCACACCTATTTTTGCAAGATACGTTTATTTGCTCTTCAAACCTTACTTTTCGAGAAGGGTATATGAGTTTTTAAAGTATTTAGGTTTCGCCTTTTGTTTTATAGTTTTAGTCACCAGATCTTCGTTTTATACATATTTGATGGTCCCGTTTCAGATATTTACTTTGTTAGGTGCAATTTATACTTTTTTTGTGATTTCGAGAGCCATACGTGATTCATTATCAGGGGCCGTATTATTTTTGTTTAGTTTTGCCATCTTCATTGCTAGTTTTATCAACGATATACTTGTTAATAATCTAATCATTCATAGCCCACTTACGATTCATTTTGGAATTTTTACGATGTTTTTTGTTCAATCAGTATACATTGCCAGAAATTTTTCAAAGGGATTTGTGGAAGCAGAAAATTTAGCCATAGAACTTTCCGATAAAAACAAAACATTACAGAAAGTTCAAAACCAACTCACTGATTTAAACGAACGATTGGAAACACGAGTAAAAGATAAAACAGAGGAACTTCAAGGAAAACTGGATCAGATAGGCAAAGATATGAGACTTGCGAAGTCCATTATTCAAAGTGTCACCAAACTTCCTGATGTAGACCCCTTTCTCAAAGTGGATTTATTATACAAACCGATCGCTGAAGTAGGTGGAGACATTTACTTTGTAAAAAGAATTCAAGATTTTTATTACCGATTCTTTTTGGGTGATGCTACAGGACACGGTTTACAAGCTGCTCTTTATTCCATGATGATTCAATCTGAGTTTGAACGAGTTTCTGCAGTAGCCATGCGGCCAAATGATTTGTTGTTCTATATGAACCAACATTTTTACGATAAAAATGCGGACCTTCAGATTTACTTCCCAGCACTCGTCATGGATTTTGATTTCCATCAAAAGATACTTCGTTATGCGGGAGGTGGTGTTCAAAATCAAATTCATATGAAAAAAAATGGAACCTTCACTAAGTTGGAAAACACAGGCCCCATAATTGGAATTTTAGAACACTACAGGTATGGAATTTTGGAATCCAAAGTAGAATCGGGAGATCGAATTTTTTTATTTACCGATGGATTGTTTGAAGAGTTAAACGAATCCGATGGTGTTCAGGCTTGGGTCGATTTGTCAGAGGTAATTCAAAATACAGTTTCCTTACCATTTTCTGAAGTGATTCCTTCCATTCAAACGATGTTATTCCAAAGAATGAACAAATCGCAATGGAAGGATGATTCCACACTTATCTTTATAGAAATCACCTAA
- a CDS encoding TPM domain-containing protein: MSILTRYFSKSDLDEIKKAVGEAESKTSAEIVPFFAESSHHYKEWAWLGAFLMGGVSGVTFYTAQNLYGLVWGGESLFAVLSVWVGALLGLAITALFPKIRINLVSRSAKQYFVDLRAKEAFLDEEVFRTKNRTGILIYISLYEHFVRVLPDKEISKVVPKSEWSEAVRLIIEGMKSNQKKEGIVSSILFCGDLLKKYNIQIEKDDKNEISNEIRDGGKLM; encoded by the coding sequence ATGAGCATACTAACACGTTATTTCTCTAAATCTGATTTGGATGAAATCAAAAAAGCAGTTGGTGAGGCAGAATCCAAAACCTCTGCAGAAATCGTTCCCTTTTTTGCTGAATCGTCTCACCATTACAAAGAATGGGCATGGCTTGGTGCTTTTCTTATGGGTGGGGTGAGTGGGGTAACCTTTTATACAGCCCAAAATCTCTATGGACTTGTTTGGGGTGGTGAGTCTTTATTTGCCGTTTTGTCGGTTTGGGTGGGTGCTCTTTTAGGTTTAGCCATCACAGCCCTTTTCCCAAAAATTAGAATCAATTTAGTATCTAGAAGCGCCAAACAATACTTTGTCGATCTCAGAGCCAAAGAAGCATTTTTAGATGAAGAAGTTTTTAGAACTAAAAATAGAACAGGTATATTAATCTATATCTCTTTATACGAACACTTTGTACGAGTATTACCTGACAAAGAAATATCCAAAGTTGTTCCAAAGTCTGAGTGGAGCGAAGCGGTACGTTTGATCATAGAAGGGATGAAATCGAATCAGAAAAAAGAAGGGATTGTTTCTAGTATTCTTTTTTGTGGGGACCTACTTAAAAAATACAATATCCAAATTGAGAAAGATGACAAAAACGAAATCTCAAACGAAATCCGTGATGGTGGGAAATTGATGTAA
- a CDS encoding heme o synthase has protein sequence MFRLWNQLTKPRVTVLVLATVLPGMYLGTSGYPSLWEVFITLFGTYLMSSASFILNQYIERERDAVMYRTKQRPIPSGEISPAFALSLGVLVAIIAFGILTYYINLLTAVCALSALLAYVFLYTIWLKPRTEQNIVIGGISGCIGPLIGYAAMANSLPIPAWVLFLMIFLWTPAHFWALAIFLKDDYAFAGIPMMPVVSGIQKTVNQIFLYAIAYSASVIGFYFADSRMGMLFLVSAIFLTILILVFAYKLKLSQDKILAKRFFFFSIFHLFLVSLVIVIDSKI, from the coding sequence ATGTTCCGATTATGGAACCAACTCACAAAACCTAGGGTAACTGTACTTGTCCTTGCCACAGTCCTTCCGGGAATGTATCTAGGAACCTCAGGATATCCCTCTCTCTGGGAAGTATTTATAACTCTTTTCGGTACTTATTTAATGAGTTCTGCCTCCTTTATTCTCAATCAGTACATTGAAAGAGAAAGAGATGCTGTGATGTACAGGACAAAACAAAGACCGATTCCCTCTGGAGAAATTTCACCTGCCTTTGCTCTTTCACTGGGAGTGTTGGTTGCCATTATTGCATTTGGAATTTTAACCTATTACATCAACCTACTAACGGCCGTTTGTGCTTTATCTGCCTTACTTGCTTATGTGTTTTTATACACTATTTGGTTAAAACCAAGAACAGAACAAAACATTGTGATCGGTGGGATTTCTGGATGTATTGGTCCACTCATCGGATATGCAGCAATGGCAAATTCCCTTCCTATCCCTGCTTGGGTTTTGTTTTTAATGATTTTTCTTTGGACACCTGCACATTTCTGGGCCTTGGCAATTTTCTTAAAAGATGATTATGCTTTTGCTGGAATTCCCATGATGCCTGTGGTTTCAGGAATTCAAAAAACAGTAAATCAAATCTTTTTATATGCTATTGCTTACTCTGCTTCTGTTATCGGGTTTTACTTTGCTGATAGCAGAATGGGTATGTTGTTTCTTGTTTCTGCAATCTTTCTTACAATTTTGATTTTAGTTTTTGCATACAAACTCAAACTTTCCCAAGACAAAATACTCGCAAAACGGTTTTTCTTCTTTAGCATCTTCCATTTATTCTTGGTCAGTTTGGTTATCGTCATCGATTCCAAAATCTAG
- a CDS encoding STAS domain-containing protein, with product MMEEFKIRLGFENGGNLPVIHISGEITSEAEEEIVESYESIPSDKRTRVILNFSETSYINSAGIATLISLITKSSENQGKIEFAGLNTHFRKVMDIVGLTDFVLIHDSLNSALTQV from the coding sequence ATGATGGAAGAGTTTAAGATTCGGTTGGGATTTGAGAACGGGGGGAACCTCCCTGTGATTCATATATCTGGCGAAATTACGTCCGAAGCCGAAGAAGAAATTGTTGAATCTTATGAATCCATCCCTTCTGACAAACGTACTCGCGTTATTTTGAACTTTTCCGAAACTTCTTATATCAATTCTGCAGGAATTGCTACCCTTATCAGTTTGATTACAAAATCTTCTGAGAACCAAGGAAAAATCGAATTTGCAGGTCTCAATACCCACTTTCGCAAAGTGATGGACATTGTAGGTTTGACTGACTTTGTCCTCATTCACGATTCTCTTAATTCTGCACTCACCCAAGTCTAA